The segment TTCTGTAAGGTCTAGCCTCACCCCCACTCTCTATTTGCTTCGGACGCCACTGCACGTGTATCGTCTGTTAATGGAACACCGTGGTAGAGAATTAAGGTCTCCGCGGGGGGTCAGGGGAGGTAAGGAGTGGGTGGCTTACCAACTGTTTACAGGATCAACACTACAGATTACACATCTGGTGATCTAAGCTTACACTGGACACGATCATTAACAGACAGAATTTTTGTGTACAGAGGCTCTCCGATAAGAGATACAATATGTACCAGAAGTTCTTCTATTGAAATTTGTCAGATTTAAATGCTACTTCTGTCACATTTTGCTCCAAATTGCTGCACATTTTAATTactatttagatttttaaaaagccaTTATCATAAAAGAAACATTCCATATCAGAGGAAAAGGTGGATCAATTTTTGTTGAGACATAATACAGCAGTAGttattacatatatgtactacatgtgaccttgaaaattcaaattgtaCTAATTCAAATTACAGACTCAAAACATGAGACTTCCAAGAAAATGTTAACCAATGTACCGGTAAATCTCTTGATGAAGTCAAAACCCACATAAAACATCACTTTTATTGTCAACAAATCTTATTCAATTACACACATTCTATTAACATCACAGTTTGACTGATAACTCTGAATGCATAATGAACGGCTCCCCAAAAGGTAGAGCATCTGGTGTGACTGAAGGTTTTTAATGCCTCGGCATCCGAGAAAACCATATAATACCCATATTATGTTTACAAGTATTTAAACTGTGTTATGGAGTTTCAAAACATGCACAGGTACTAGTTATTCATGTCTCTGAGATAAAACTAATTCTGGTCAAGGAAATGCCTGTCAAAACCCTAGATCCCTTCATGGTCATTGGTGAGCAAAGGATTCATCTTTTTCATCCTGCATCACATGCCCTGGAACAAAGATAGCAGTTTGTATAATAATTACAGAGCAAGCACAATGCCAAGAAACAACAAACTTGATGATGTGACAATGACTTAATTCTACACATACACAACAAactctttgttttttaaatgtatgaaaataagaTCACGTTATAAAATCAGTCAGCTGTTTACAGATGCAAGCATTGGCATGATTGATGAAATTTCCATCATGAAAGTGTGCAGGTGCAGTCAGAAAAGGAATgcattattcataaaaatgagaaaaaattgttgatttggCCACAATTGTAAGTCTACATGAGATTGACCATTAGTTTTCATCAATGCACAGTTCATACACTTGTAACAAAACTAACTAAGCTTAGCACAACACTAAAGCCTATTTTTATGGTCTTGGACCAATCAAAGGGAAACCCCCAAAGTGAAAGTTTCCCAATAGTTCatatgtactacatgtaccggtatttcaCCAATAGACAAAGGGACCACAAATGAATACAGCAATATGATTTATTAGAAAGACAATGTGCATTGACTGATGGCCAGATCTTACTCTGTAGGGGCAATCGGATGGGGTCTTTGTCTTCGTACGTCACTTGATGAGGTCGATTCCTAAAGTTGTAGCGAATATACAGACTCTTTTCTTGTCCTGGACACGGGTCATAAAACCCTGGCAAGTCACTCTGTAAGACACAGCACAAAGTCAAAGTGgaaatactgtgaaatcatcatTGTTCTTAATAAGGAACCAATGTTTGTGGCATTTGTGGAATCCCTtatccacgaatttacatccccacgcacgtacatgtatattaatacaCTCAATGCactcaaatatttttccttaaaaatagCTTACTGGTAATCATTATAATGGTAATTGCATACGAATATTTTTATTGCTAGTGTTAATATTACTAAATTTCAAAagtcttttatattttagttgatATTGTTAATTACTAATCAGAAACCCTTACTACGTATGTAGTACATAAAAATATACGCGAAAAAGGCTGCGCGCGATGCTACCGCTTTTCAGTTTAAAATCTACCTATTTTTCATCACTGTAGGTtaacatgtatgtgtatatatacaagcttttgtttaatatttatcaaaattatcgCAACCAACCCATGAACCAGGAAAATTTTAGCTATCCATAAAACATTGACCACCAtgaattaaaacaatttcacAGTAAGGGACAGTGCCTGATTAATCAATTCTCGCATCCAACTTTTTTGTTTCTGACCATGAACATGAGCAGAACAATGTATTTTCATCTagttacatgtagttcataaaattttttttccttttattaatGAAATGATTGACAGCGTTGGACGTACCTTGGTGTTAGATTCCAGGATGATGAGTTGGGAGTCAGTAACCTGAGCTTGTAGTGGGACTTTCACATCAATGCATTCTGATTCCACTAATTCACTGGGAGACAAAATACAGGCTTATCAGGTAAATCAGTTTGGTGGtgagaaaaaatacaattgCTGGGAATCCTTGTCTTTGTTTTGGAAATAATTTAATCATGATTTTTACTATCTTTTATACAGACATGGCAATAACTGTATGAACAAAGAATTCTGAGAAATCTAAAAGATTAATGACAATCAGTATTTCACAACTAGACAATAAGAGAGAGGGCTTGTCCAACAGACTACTGGTAATTAACAAAACCTAAATGATTGTCTATAGACTACCTACCCATCCTGCGTGACTACTAGAAATAGACAGAACATTGATGAATAGCAAGTGACTACCTACCCATCCTGCTGACTATTAGAAAGAGCATTAATGATTTCCATGTGACTATTTAATACTCCTAGATGACTAAAATGCAGAACTTCAACGACTTTCAAGTGGCTACCTATCCATCCTTGATGACTAATAGACagccttaaaggggcatggtcacgattttggtcaaaaattattttttcgatttgaatgtttaaaatgcttcagtaaggcatttttaataggcaaccaaaatttgagtgtcatttgttgagttataagcgagatacagagcttacaattccttgctatgtaaacaaagctttcgtttacattttgaacgttgaagtgaaaattccagttttagacctaaattgaatgtgttaattgttaggaactgtttatttatgcttaaaatgaataagaatatagacaaatcttgaaaaagattttttactggtgtattgaacctatgtaaacaaaaacagggcacaagccttgtttacatgacgaagaattgtgacccttgtatcttgcttaaatcTAATCAACGGGCACCCAAttccatttgatcattagaaatgcattcctaaagcattgtaaataataaaaacagaaaaataaaatatgaccaaaaattgtgaccatgcccctttaataacCGTAAAGTGATATACCCAACTATCCTAGGTGACTTACACAGAGCCTAAATGACTATCAAAAGACTACTTACCCATCTTAGATGACTAATACATAGAGCCTAAATGACTactgtaattttcgcccttctacacttgcaaacagttttgccctgTATTGAATGCGCCCAAACACAGTTgtgttcaaagaaaaataattgaatcaTCGGAATTCatccagtcttaaattcgcccgctgacaatgagaacgaaaggggcgaaaataaaacgggggcgaatatttccctgtattcAGTATCAAGTGATACCTACCCATCCTGGGTTACCAATCGTCCATACAAGGCCTTCAGAATAATCAAACCATTCCTGTTTGTCTCTTGCTCCAAACTTTTCTCTACAGTTCTCTGCATCAATTCTAcctataaaatttataaaaataaccaTAACTTATGTCCTCATAAAAAACCCGTTGGATCAAATGGTGGGTTCATAACAGAGAACACTAACCGCCGCCTCAgcatctttctttttttgttgtaGCTCATCAGAATCTCTTTCCTGTTTCTTTTTGAGATCTCTGAAATAATTGACACATTTGACATGGTTATCAGTATACGAGTAGAATAGTATGATggattttacataggaatataattTCATTCTGAGCTCGGgtacatataaatgtataattctaataaatgtacaattataaatgtataatatttctttgttcaTCTTGACTGAACATAAATACCCGTAAAGTTTACAAAACTCAAACATGAGGGACATTGTTATATTAAAAGAGCCCAATTTGTACTGTATTGTGAACTAAAAATTCAGTCATATCTCATCTTATCCTACAGATATACCAACGACAGTatctatatcatttattctTTAGAGAAGATTTTTTCATGGAGAACTGTGTTTCTATATCTTACTCTGATTCTTTCCGTTTGACATAAGGATCTACAATTAATTTCTTAACAGCCAAGTACGCCACAGTAGGGAGGAACGTTCCGTAGAATATTGAAGATGGCAGCACCTGCTCCGATAGCAGGATCGGGAAAAAGTAAGACTGTCGACCTCTTCGTGCACTGCAAGTAAGAAAGCCTACGAAATGTAACAACTACATGGGGAAGGTAAAATGGCAAGAAAACAATGTCTGTGTTGTTCATTGTAGACATAAGACTACCAGTGTCTCCCATAGACAAATATCTATGACACATGTATTTGCAACATGGAAGTGAAAAAATGTTCATACAAATACCGTAGACCAACAAGAAAATTAAATTGACATTGTATAAATGTAGACCATCTTAACTGTGTGGGACATTAATAAGGTATAAGAATTAGACAGAAATGTTCatttttcttgtattttttcttatgGAAAACCTAGAGCGAAGCTTTGAACAATCTACAATTTTTCTGTTGGCAATCAGTCTtgaacatacatatatacatctttgatgaaaaaataacaatggtGATATTCACTGAAAACcaatttttgtacattttcttttaaaaatcagcCCTATCTTACCCTAATCATATATGTACGGTAGTTCTTTGCAAAACAATTCAAAGAAATGTagacaaaattaaaaagtaaatcttttgCTAAAACAAAGAAGAAGGAgtacatgttttgaaataatttggGTATACTAGTTATACGAATGTAAAGAGACCATAGAATGTGAAAGTGTTAAAAATGTTCACCTATATCATTTACTGGTAATAATTCTCATGTTTTCACAAAAAAGCATATGACAGGGATTTACTCACCCAATATCTAAACTAACTCCACCATTATTTGTAATCTTTAGCTTGGCATGGATAGTGCTGAATTCAGAGATCTTCATTCTGACACCATAGGCAAAGAACCAGCCTATACTGCCACCTCTGTAGAGAGAGAATCAACCATAAATTATTTCTCATAGCAGATACAGTGTACATTTACATGCAATACACATATTTTGATAGGAACTGCCCCTCAAACTGATGTGTAGATAGAGATATGTATGAGATTTAAACATTTCCAtcaaatctgaagaaaaacgGTAAGCAGttaataattcatgaacaaaCTGACTAACCCAGGTCTAACCAAATTGACCAATTACCCGTACACACACATCTGAACAACAGTCGACTGAATCACAAACGGCAAATTAGTCCTCCATCGACTCCATCTTTTCTTGTCTTGCCatatatcaatacatgtactattgatATTACTCAGCTCTTACTTTATAATTTGAAGTTTATTGATtgtattctacatgtatttagaaaaaGACTGTGAAGGTGAATTGGAATTGTCTAGCAGACATATCAAATATTTGAGACCTTaatcttcaaaacatttaagtTCTGTTACATCaactgtacatatatttaacTAGGTACATGTGTTTTGTTGAACTACTGTATACATTATCAGTACTCTTTTATCAAATAAGATTTCACAGAATACTTACATAACTTCAAAATCCATATTTGAGATGTGGGTTTCAAATGATCTGCTGTAGACAGCTTTGGCATAATTACTTTTACCAACCTATCATATAAAACAGTTGAGTTATCCaatatctttgaaaattaaGCTATTACCAAGTACAATTTTTGTTTCTTATGATGGTCTTACTTGAACTGTAAAGATAGCTCTATTTTTTCCATTATCGTAGTGGATAGTTGTTCGTAAACTTGGTTTGGCAGCTACTATTAAAGCCATTTCCCCCCGGAAATGACTGTCAAACTGGTTAGAGATAACTGATCaagtaaaaaatatcaatttatatgtatgaaacattaaagaagaaaatacatgttcatCTTAAAGTCATGGCAAAAATACTACCAAAAGAATCCTTATTGTGCAATTATTTGCtgacaatttaaagaaaatagagTACTAAACCCAGGTATTTGTAGTTTGATAGATAACAAATCTCTAGTACTCACGGAAAGATAAGCCCATCGTCTGTCTCCTCATGGTTTCGTCTGTACCAAAAAACGTGGAACATTTACCATAACTATAACAAAGAGAGTACCCTTACCATTCAAACGCTGCCATACAAGACGTGTAAACAGGAAATATAAAACTTATGATGAAACAATTTATCAATTGATGAATAAAATCAGTTATATACTAGAAATCTAACTTTTTTGGATAATGAAGAATGTCTTATTACCATCGTTTGGTCAGCTGACGATATCCTTGCAGTGCAAATGTCATCCCAGAACCAAATCCCATGTTCCCCTATTCAAAAACAGCAGATATATTTGGTTATatgcatttatatttacatcaatataCATCAGTACttactttataattttcattttagataatATATCGATATTTCCCATAtcaactaaaaaatattttccagttTTATCTTCTTCGCATTAAATGAGGAAACTACACAAGATACTTATAGCAACAAATAGTTAGACTTtgttgttaaaaacaaaattaggaACAGatctagaaaaatatttttaaaaatctctacATTCAAAAAActataagttttttttcaaatataactgTGCATTGTATTTTCTCCAACCTTTTTATTAAATCTTTACCATGAAATAACCAATTGTGTGAGTTTACCTGTAGCCACCCTTTGTCGGAGGTCTGGCGACGGTACCCAACTAGAAAATTCCCAGATCCTATTCCATTTTTGGATGATACTGTACCCCCTATGATGGTTGTGTCTTTTGCTGTTAATGGGTACTCTACAGATTGGGAGAAGCGGATCTCTGTAATCTCAACATAATTCAGGTCATCtctgtttaaaagaaaaaattgtcatCGATATGTCTTCAAggtgtgtttttaaaaacaaattacatcactgggattaaaaaaaagaaaatatcttacttcattttttttaatttcatctcCAAAGTTAAGTACTAAACAACATGCACATGCAACTAATATACTCAAGTTCCACACGTACATTAAAGgtattgatatatttacaaGATTAAAGAAAAGTATAAAGGGCAATGagatatgtttacatgtacataatgcacataaacatatttatacatgCACTTATAAGATATATTGTGTCTACCTAGGTTAATTAAATGAACTGTGATGTATGCATGTTTATTGTTCCCAGGTTAACAATTTAAAGGGAAAAAACAGAACATGTGTACAGGTATATCTACAAACTACTTACTGATATTCAGAATCATATTCTTCATAATCTGCATAACCCCCAAATACATTTGTGGCATTAATGCGGACCTCAATCTCACCCTACAAAGTATCAATCatggttttttaaaagtatgtaTATAGAGACAAGCCAAGAAAAAAGCAATGCACTTAAAATATGAACAGGCTCATAGGAAAGTTAACAGTTAAGATTGTCAGCATTTCTGGGGACAAATAGTTCATCAActtgggaaggggggggggggggggggggcaagtatTAAATTCATTATTGTATGGGTCTGACATGTactgcaatacatgtattattaaaacaaaatacatgtttcaCTCAAATTAAATAAGGCATATAAGTGTAGCATCAGGGGTACAAGAGACTCAGGTGACTATTTAGTTATTGACCAGAAATACAATAATTTAAGCCTTAGGTGAATGAAATATACATGCTACCAGTGGCTTATATTGTGCTATTTTTTATACAATGCAACttatgtagaacaaaatatttgagctttttaaaaagacaaGTAAAATTACAGCTGGACTGGTCCTCTGTAGCCTGCGCTGCTCCTCCTCATACTTCAAGCGATCCAACTCGGCAATTATTTCCGCAGGAGACTTAGTCCGAGTAATGATCTGTAATCAACCAATCACATCCTGGTTACTAATCAAGTACACTTTAAAATCACATGTATATTGTGTGTGTTTACAACAAAGTAAATATACTTACgatttaatctatttttaaaagaaatttcatGCTACTATGAGGAGGTTgttatagccccccccccctcttctaGCCATACCTCAAGCCCCTGTACATTGAGTCCTTCCATTCCATAACGATTGTATATCTCTCTCTTGTTAGGATCACTTAATACTGTAAATGaaagaaagatacatgtacttgtaccgGTACTGTAGACATTAACAATAAAGGCTTACTATATACTAtttgcgttttttttttaatgcaaaatatgGGTACAGTATAAATTccacattattttaaagaacattCAGTTTCATCATACTTTCATAAGCATTCTTAATCTTGTTGAAGAACACGTCAGCTTGCTTCTTCTTTACTGGGTCGTGATGTCTGTCAGGGTGAAATATTTTACTCATTCGTCGGTACGCTTTGCTGATCTCTTGGTTTGTTGCCTGTCCATGTTAAATTGAACTTTTATAGATTATGAAGTCTAGATGATATGGAAGGATATGTAAAAGgaataaatacagtaaaacttgtttagtaaGAACACAGATATATCGAAATCTCAaatatagcgaagttttttgAGTCCCCAGTAAAATTggtaacaaatctttgcaaaattttacagttAAAACAAAATCGGATATATGGAATTTCCAGATATAGCAACATTTTCAGTCCtgtagaggtgaataataatgaaatttaacactttaataacgaatttctttaaagtttaaaaaattgcactaacatttaactttaacacttttataacaaatttctttaaagtttaaaaaatatgcactaccatttaacataatagCGAGTGCAGCTCGCCAGCGCGCAGCTatctctaccggcaaggcgtgtgtgaaaagaaaattcggactagttgcacattcattcaacagatttttttggcgtcagtaaattggaccagtaatgcattgttttaatcatcccagtagttccctgtaatcacggcaatttttatcacttcacactctcacgagaatcaacaagacaataaaaacaataacgatgtatacaccatgttcttttaatatgataagcaaatatttctaacgtaaattaaaaaaaaattaaacattaatttttttttaaaaagtggagggggcaaatccatgataagtcgtttttctatgtgtaaattgaaaaaaaaatgaaatactatttttttaacatatacggtgggggggagctctatgatgagtcaagttttatatgtaggtttaagaaaaaatttctACAGTactgcaaaaaaagggggatgaactgacgttacaatcactttaaaagaggagatacagtgcaatgaatatttatatattaaaatctttattattcaacaacattgtatctgagattaacctactgttctacttataaatagataaattataacaaatcttgtAAACTAtgaacagagacataaataacatttatgtttatgttatttatgtctctgctatgaataatgaaaatttactgaaaataggtatgttttatttttttgcattcaaattttacgttgttaattttatttttattgatttattgtaattcattgtttgatcacatgctgtgctcgccccaaagGTCGCACCGTAAATCATATTACCGGTAGTTTGAATGAATGCATTTACACATAAATTCTTCAATTCATAATCCAATTTTTAAAGgcatcaaaataatttattttcattaaaagccTCAAGTAGCAAAAATTGTAGTCTAgtcacaggggctcgtcacgaagttttttcaaccttttatatataccacctctatactataaaatacacaaccttgtgtattttatagtataaaggtggtatatataaaaggttgaaaaaacttcgtgacgagcccctgtggtctagtgaaagaaaacatgtatatagtgaattcgctatagttattattaaggGCTATTAAATTCAATCCGAATTTTCTCAAATAATATTGAGTGTCTTATAACACAGAAAAATGCAATGTTAAAGGAAAACAGCacttcttaaaatgaaaatcctCACTAGATCCCCATTGTTTGGGATTGCAACTTTACGAAATATTAATACATACCACCTGATTTAAACCAAATAGataagaatatattttaaaattgttgcaATAGTTCTAGCAGATAGGTCATGCGGTCATGTTCAAAGTCATTTTTAACGCTAATCGAAATATGTGAGATGAAGAACAAAAACTGCTTGCATTTAGTCAGTGAAACAAAAATCTAAACTTGCCTTTTTATCCACATTCAGCAATACATAAAGATCGTCCGCTTGAAACCCATCATCATCATCCATGGAAGCCGCCATGTTTGATTAGACAAGTCGTGCGTAAAAATTTCTTCGGATTTCTCTgctgaagtttttttttcatttctagactatggtggcatagatctgccaccacttgttaggtaattatgtcgacttgtcagatcttgatatcgacttgtcagataattttAATGACTTGTCAAGTCTTTTAAAATGTTGACTTGTGTCAGAAAATAATCAGATTAACTATTGCctagaaactcaatattttgtcatattttcaaAGCATGTTATACACTAGGCAAAATTGCTAACGCACCACCTACTACTTCTTTGATAGTTTTAGATCTGAACGCAACAAAGATTGATAAGTatattattttaacagtttataataatacaaaaaatgaaacatcatTTGTTGTAATCTTATTGACCAGTTGCTTTGAGTACTGTTTATGAAACAttggtgccccccccccccccattatgtGATTCACATATCAATATCAGGTGTGGGCTCCATTTGCTCGTATAAATGGGATCTGTCTGTCTTTTCGCCTAGTATTTACGCGACGCTTTGGAATTCTTGCTCGGTCCCTCACATTTCCGATTTGCGCAAATTTCCGGTACAACCTTGCAATTGACGTGTGGTGCCTTTTAAACACTTTGGCTACCTTAaacgacatttttttaatttgataatcatGCTGTGTCATGTTATAGCAAATATCACCGGTAATCG is part of the Magallana gigas chromosome 3, xbMagGiga1.1, whole genome shotgun sequence genome and harbors:
- the LOC105331601 gene encoding dnaJ homolog subfamily C member 11 codes for the protein MAASMDDDDGFQADDLYVLLNVDKKATNQEISKAYRRMSKIFHPDRHHDPVKKKQADVFFNKIKNAYEILSDPNKREIYNRYGMEGLNVQGLEIITRTKSPAEIIAELDRLKYEEEQRRLQRTSPAGEIEVRINATNVFGGYADYEEYDSEYQDDLNYVEITEIRFSQSVEYPLTAKDTTIIGGTVSSKNGIGSGNFLVGYRRQTSDKGWLQGNMGFGSGMTFALQGYRQLTKRCYGKCSTFFGTDETMRRQTMGLSFLISNQFDSHFRGEMALIVAAKPSLRTTIHYDNGKNRAIFTVQVGKSNYAKAVYSRSFETHISNMDFEVIGGSIGWFFAYGVRMKISEFSTIHAKLKITNNGGVSLDIGARRGRQSYFFPILLSEQVLPSSIFYGTFLPTVAYLAVKKLIVDPYVKRKESEDLKKKQERDSDELQQKKKDAEAAVELMQRTVEKSLEQETNRNGLIILKALYGRLVTQDGELVESECIDVKVPLQAQVTDSQLIILESNTKSDLPGFYDPCPGQEKSLYIRYNFRNRPHQVTYEDKDPIRLPLQRHVMQDEKDESFAHQ